Within the Erigeron canadensis isolate Cc75 chromosome 6, C_canadensis_v1, whole genome shotgun sequence genome, the region caCAAGTTGATTTTCATATCCAAACACTTTTTCTTACGTTTTAAGAAACGCAATAAGCCATTAGCACTTAAAACTATGCAATGTTAAACAGCTTattgtatctatctatactaaactattatataaaaatatataaaaaaaaatggttatcCTTCCCATTTAAGATTAAACACCATCAATCAAATTCAGCTCATCCTTTCTTATATATACCTATGTAACCAAACAGAAACAACCTCCTCtcatttctttatatatataattaaacactCTCCTTCATCCTTCTTAATTTGGATACATGCTACTAAACACCCTGTGTTCCCTATATTACCATCACCACTTATAACTTCCGGAAACCACCATAAACCGCCTGGTAAGCgtcaaaaaaataaagaaaccgCTAGAAAGCCGCATAGTACCGCTACCATACTACTTACCCTTTAAATAAGTAGAGTGTTCAAATGAGTacagtaagaacactcaaagtTAATGCTTTTGCATctaaaattcacaaaattaatGTGTTTGCATCTCAAATATACACTAATACATGGACGCACCAATGGGGAATTTCATCATTTGTCGAAAAATGATACTTACAAAGGTGGTGTATGTAGATGCAcagtaaaatcaaatattaataataactgAGTACTCCATATAAAATATGGACTCATCATGCATCTAACTTGAAATTTTTCGGAAAACAATATATCTCAAAcacctttatgtttatgtatatatatacacatatacatacattctaCCACCAACAACAGTTATTAGGTTCAAAATCATCTAGGATGGCCAACAGAAGGTTCGTAAATGGTCCGGAATTACATCCAAGTCAAAAACCTCCCTTCCTTAATCCAAACACAAAAATCCTCTTCCAtttacacatacattcataAAAATAGGGTGaaattttcaataataaatagataaaggAAAAATCAATAGCATTATCGATTGTTATATGCAATAAAAGTCATAAATCACATTAAATACAACAATAacagaaatatagatataagtaTAGAACGTTTAAATACCCAAATTATATGTAGACGATGATGAATGTAGTCCCTTTCAAGCTCCTTTTGTAGATACTATGAATGTAtaaaatgactatatatatttactccGTATAAAATTTGACGAAATTCAGCTCCGAGtagaaaaaataagaaaaagggcGAAATTCAGCTCAAAAGTAGAAAAAAGGGTttatgaaaggaaaaaaaagggggTTGTCAAAAATAGAAACAGAGTGAGGAGAAATATAGGGAGAGTCAGAGagtatcatgtatatatatctgtatctgtctatatatatatatatagagagagagagagagagagagagagaaaagaaggAATATTACTCGcatttattatgattattatgaaAATGAGGGATTGGTGAAATTGCGAGGGAGAGCACCAATGGTGGCTCGGGGAAGTGAGTCGTGTTTCTGCATGTTTGTGACCGGGCAATGCAGAGTGAGTGAGTGAGTAAAGCAGGAGAAAATCGTAGTGAATCGTTTTTTTCACATATATGGACCCTGGAGGCCTGGACTTCGTGTCTATTACTCCATTTAACAACCTAAGAGCATctcttttaaaagctttttttaaagttttttattatttaaaaaagctTTTGTATCACTTTTTTTCCATTGGAGTGAAAAGTTTTTTACTAATAGCTTGACCATCTTCAAGTCTTTGGAGAACTATGACACTCTCTTTCTTcttagttttattattaaacagtctttgaaagacttttttatagtttttaccATTAGAGtaataatttaatcaaaaacttttttataaaaagcttttaaGAAAAAGCTTGACCATTGGAGATGctctaataaaagaaaattcacATTTAATTCCAGGCAgttagatattaaaaaaaaaaatccataaacaTACCACCTGATAAATTTATCAGTGAATGAAGCTtacttttcattaaaaaaatataaatatatatatatatataacttttttttataaaatttgtactgataatttattataattgaTGGTAACAATATGGAgacttatattttaaaaaaaaatacatatataattacatatagacttttatttttatttttcaatgtaCCATATGATATACTATAATTGTTTTACTCCGtatcaaataatataagtaCATTAGCAACGGTAGGTGAAACTCATAGTTGAAATGACTAAACAAGAATAGTGAATGGTTATAGAGAATAGGCGAAAGCTAAAGTGAAAGAAGATAAGTGAAACTTTTCACCTAAGGTGAGTGAAAAGTgtataatcatttttattttatttttttgtatattagatattttattttaaaccaCTCCTTAAATCCAGTGGCCAgtggtatcttctaaatccactatgtgggtccGGGATGAGTTTACCcaaggtctcaagttcgagtattggggttctcatctcaaaggAATTTTCCATGAGGAGAGGTTGGGGTCCTACAATtctctggttaaaattgtctccaatacatctgaatcgaaactcactttataaaaaaaaaaaaaaaaaaagatattttgtaGCTTGTATGGCATTGTGGGGTACAATGAGATATTAGATTTAAAGGAAATGATCAATCCTTTTAAaataatagcctaaaaatcctcctaactattaGATTAAGACATGTGGCAAAATTAAGAGTgagattagaaaaaataattatcagTGAATGAAGCTtacttttcattaaaaaataataataataaacatatatatatatatatataacttttttttataaaatttgtactgataatttattataattgaTGGTAACATTATGGAGacttatatctttttttaaaaagaaatacatatataattacatatagactttttatttttatttttcaatgtaCAATATAATATACTGTAATTGTTTTACTCCGtatcaaataatataagtaCATTAGTAAGGATAGGTGAAACTCATAGTTCAAATGACTAAACAAGAATAGTGAATGGTTATAGAGGATAGGTGAAAGCCTAAAGACTGTattgttaagatttttttaatgaataaagaaaaatattgtgaagaaaaaatttataaaatgcattcttaagattttttaaaaggtgGAAAGGAGAGGCGAGGAGAGGAGAAGGATGGGAAGTTACAGTATAAATTGTTCTACCATTTTTCCTCTGAAAATTGGGTTGATTTGTTTCCCTcccctttcctttcttttcttcgtTAACCAAAACTAAATAATACATTGAAAGTGAAAGAAGATAAGTGAAACTTTTCACCTAAGGTGAGTGAAAAGTGTACAatcgtttttattttatttttttgtatactCCGtattagatattttattttgaaccACTGCTTAAACCCAGTGGTcaggggtatcttctaaatctacTATGTGGGCCCGAGATGAGTTTACCcaaggtctcaagttcgagtcttggggttctcatctcaaagaAATTTTCCATGAGGAGAGGTTGTAGGTCCAACAATTCTCTGGTTAAAATTAcctccaacacgtctgaatcaaaACGCActtaaaaaaaagacattttgtAGCTTGTATGGCATTGTGGGGTACAGTGAGATAGATTTAAGGGAAATGATCAATCTTTTTAAAACaatagtctaaaaatcctcctaactattaGATTAAGACATATGCCAAAATCaggggtgagattaggaaaaataattagtggataacacttgtcatattttatagcTTTTAGGAGAATCTTTAAGCTAATTTTTaggagaattaatcatttttttaaatttaaagatgaatgattaaaaagaaaaatagaagatGAAAGTGAAGGTGACAAGAAAGTGATGTGATGtgacaacaaaaaatataagtaaaatgataaatattagACTGGATTAATGACAGACAAATTCAGTTTTTAAACTGAATTTATAAACAGAAAGtaattttgttgatttttaaaTACACTTTAAGTTCATAAATTAGACACTAgctatttaaaacttttttagtttatcatactttacatagttacatacgttgtcatattttttcatttactagcatggtacccgcgtgtTGCAGCGGATACCATTGACAATGCGTTCGATGTCGTGATTACCAAAAACAGTATCAGTGAACAATTAATTAAGCGAGATACCACGATGATACCGTATCTTCAATATCAGCCAACATTAACAAAAAATACATGTATTTTCAATATAAGTGGATATTCAATTGAAGTAAGAATgtgaaaatagtttaaataggaattcatttgaattgaaataaaGGAAGGACACTTTCTCGCATGGTTACATTTCaacatttgatgagagagagtgttatttcttttatataatagtatagatgtACTAACtactaattataaatataacatgTTATCTATACTTCATGTATCGTCAACGtcaaaaacttccaaaaacTCTTCATAAAAAGTtcgtaaataatttaaaatatcaagAAATTATCATAGTGTTATACATACCCGGCTACCTCCAATACTTTTACCTTTAATGATCACCTAATTCATcaaaacatctttttttttaacattcatcAAAACATCTACCGCAACCATACGCAACTTCACAATAACTCCGGTCAATATTCACAGAAGCTTTAATTACCTGGTAGTAGATCATAGAATGGGCTAATGCCACTTACACTAGCCATAGCATTGATTAACttgtttttaacatcaaatattaataataaattaacttacTAATAAAGTGCCtctcaacaaaaataaaaataaacttactaatAAAGTCATAAAACATCAATCCAGTTAAATGGGTAAGCCTAAAAATAagtctataatataatatgacaTCAAATAATCATCAATAGTAAAAacaaactaactttaaaaaaaataaaaattaaaaataaatggaaaacttataatacaagttagggGGAAAGGAGTGGGACCGGGTTGGAGCGTGGGCTGCTCAACCCTTTGGGGGAACACCGGCACCATGACCTAGGTTGGGAGCGGGTTGAATGTGGGTGAGTTAAAAGCCAGCGGCGGGTTGGAAAAGGGGAAGAGAATCTGACAATTGGGAACGTGTATCTTGAAGGTGGGGACCCCCTTTTGGACCGTTacatcaatttaaaaaaatcatcttGTGAACTTGAAGGTGGTGGCGGCTCAACTTGTGGGTTTTCAAATGAGGAAAACGATGTGCAAAtctattcttttatttttcgcACCCATTTATACCAAAGCCCCTTGTACTTACGCATGGTTATAGTTTAAACCTCCAACTTTATAAACAATCTTAAATATGTAGTTTAGTAtccatttttgtaaactttttatCAAGCTGTTTtaaaatacttcatgattattatataaaattattaacaaatgaaaataatatttaatttaattatgaaaaaaaaataatttgggagggttgaaaaaATGATGAATGCCATGGAAAATAgttgggagggttgaaaaggaaaaatgagTTGTAGGTATTTAATTGGTGGTATTTGGGAAGGTTGAGAATTTAAGCTACATGACTCCCTTCCCCCTTATACATAGGTGTAATTATGGAATTATAGTTGGATTGGAATCCTTTAAAGTTAATCCAAGTTAACTTTAGCTTTGAATTAAAGGCTATTTATTTGGAAAGTACTTCAACTTGTCACGAATGCCTTTTTTAGGaccaaacttttaaaatatatattcaggGGATTCAAACCGGTAAAAACTTCTATTAAGGGTCTTTACCGAATAAAGACTTATGTGTATCCGGTTATATGCCACTTCACCATCCACATCCCCATAAATCACGTGCCTCGTACACTTTGACAAAAAGTTTCTGCATTTAAGtcttacaataataataataaggggaAAATGATTCATGTGGCTCAAATTCTCATCCTTCCCAAATTCCACCAATCAAATACCTCCAActcaatttttcttttcatcccTCCCAATTATTTTTAATGGCATTCATGACTTTCCCATCTCtcccaaaaaaaattttttctttttcatttaatttaatcaaacactttcttttttaataaaaacttcaaatatttcattcaaattaaactaaacattacatatacataaacataaatttaaattctaaatttctaacATAAAGACAACTAAATCAAACTCGCAACTGATGGTGGTTGCATCGCTGGATCGTCAAGGAATGATAAGTCTAAAGCCGATACATGCGCCGTGAGATCGTATCAGAGCCGATGATGCACGTTCTCGTCCATTATCTCCCGGTTTGCTTCCGGGTTATAAACTCTTGGCACCGGTGGATCCATAATATGAACCGGTGATATCGCCCGCCCGTTGTCTTTGATGATCATGTTGTGAAGTATCGTACACGCAACGACGACTTTTTTGATCTTCTCCTTTGTCCATAGCCGGAGGGGACGGTCCAAGATCTTCCATTTTCTCTTGAGAACACCAAAGGCTCGCtcaacatcctttcttgcagcctcttgtagtcttttaaatttcttttcatcTTGTTCCACTGGATGAGGATAAGCTTTAACAAACGCAGCCCACCTAGGATAGATTCCATCAGTAAGGTAGTAACCGCGCTTGTACTCATGTCCATTTACGCTAAATGAACTGTCTGGCGCGGATCCATTACGCTCGTTTTGAAACAACGGCGACTGCTGCAAAACATTGACATCGTTGTTCGATCCAGCGGGACCGAAAAAcgaatgccaaatccacaagtcatAAGAAGCAACACACTCAATCATAATAGTAGGTACCTTGTGATCACCCCTCGTGTATTGCCCCTTTAAGTGTTTAGGGCACATCCTCTATTCGatgtgtgtacaatcaagactaccAAGCATTCCTGGAATGTGgtgtctttcttcatgagcttgTGTGATGAGAGCCAAGTCATGAGATGTAGGCCTACGTAAGAACTCCTTTTGATACAAATTGACGACCGCATCACAAAAGTACTCCATGCTCTCGCGTGAAGTTCTAGCAGCCATACATAAATACTCGTCATACGCGTCTGAAGGTTCACCCGTAGACAGTTGCTTGATCGCCGATGTGCACTTTTGAAGAGCGGTGCAACTTTATTTACCCCGTGCGTCGTACCCCTCTTGAAAGTAACTAAAGTTGGcttcaatatcaccaacaatcttcaaaaacaacctcTTGCTCATGCGAAAACGATGACGAAAAAATGGTTCGTCAAACTTTGAGTCTTCAACGAAGTAGTCACGCATTAGTATGGCGTGAGCTTCTTCCCGGTCTCGATCGATATACCTACGAGTGTCGGTAGAGGTGCCGGTATCTTCAAGCTCGGCGTACACTTGGTTAAAGAACTCAAAAGTACTCCCCGTAGACGATTCGTCTAACTCCGGGGGAacacaaaatgaagaagatgaggaagaggaatCCATTTTTTAGTAATGTGGTGTTTGTTTTGGTGAAAATGTGaagatatgttttttgtttggtgattttttggttaaaaatgatgtatatttatagataaagatgtaggggaaattttattttatttttaatagtgtTCAACGGTCAAACTTGCTGGACCCCAACCCCCACTCCGCTCCTCTCCAACGTTCAAATGTGCCATGACTTGTCGGGCTTTAATGTCGTTCACCACCATGTCGTCCTCATGCCGGAGGGATGACGGCGGTGTGCAGCCAGCGGCATGGGCATGCCACCATCCATGCCGTGACCACTCCTCTCCCCCTAAAACACATCCATAGAtctcatcattatcatcataaaaaaaaaaaacaacacatcCATAGATTTCACCTACTACCATTCTACCAATAATCTTCATgaaattatacatacatatacttgaacaAATCTCGGTCTATCATCATAAAACTCATATAaatctaatatattaaataaaatattagtcaTCATGAAATACATAAAAACCATTGGATTTGGGAAAAATATGTGTTTAGCACATCCACAACCGTAACCATCTTTTTCACTGGCCACATCCACCACCGTGACAATCTCCGATAGATACGTCCGACCATAGTGACTGCCAAACTCAACCACTCCAACGGTAGGGACCCCACTTGATTTCTTACACTAATCGAGGTCGGTGGCTGGTTATTGTATTGATTGGATCTCAGGGTTTTGAAAACCATAGTGCTGGTGGAGATGGTGAATGGACCGTTGATCCATGGTGCCGGTGATGGTTGGAACGTTAAAGCTTATTATTTTAGAACATCGGCAATGTCGTGCACTTTACTCGCATACATGACAGATCATATACACGATGGAGTGAAACCTTTGGGAATTTTTGAATAGAGGGGCTTTAAAAATTAATGTAAGTTAGTTTGGGAAATGAGGTATTTGGTTTTCATTCAGCATCAGTTTCTTTTGCTAATTATCaagaagataaataaaagatatatatatatatagggggggaatatgaggctgttaggcatctaagttggatgaaaaacttctcacataccttttttttaaaccataaaaatcatgtgggtcaaacatttattcaaaatattaaaaaattagtatgtgagggatttttcacccaaggtgggtgcataacagcctcatactcacttttctcatatatatatatatgggggaagggaatatgaggctgttaggcacccaagttgggtgaaaaacccctcacatacctttttttaaagggtaaaaatcatggggggccatgtatttatttaaaatattaaaatattagtatgtgaggggtttttcacccaagttgggtgcataacagcctcatactcacttttccctatatatatatatatgcacctaacttgggtgaaaaacccctcacatactaatattttaatatttgggtgcctaacagcctcatatatatatgaattaatagAATGGAATACCCACATaagcaataataaaaataaaaaatgaaattaaaaataaaagataaccGGCTACTTGATCCCGGACCCCAAATAGAAGTTTTTACCGGTTTGAATCCCCTGAATAGACATTTTAAAAGTTTGGTCCTAAAAAAGACATTCGTGACAAGTTGAAGTACTTTCTAAACAAATAGCCCTTGAATTAAATCCAATTGTCAAGATTAAAGtttgatatttaaattttgGCAATCCATTGGTTAAAGTTGattcaactttacctataaagttgaatTAACTttatgtaacatcccgaacttttaattaacggttgacttgagtcgttaagtcaacacaacgtgtccgttaagtctctaagaaatttaatgtttatgtgtgattaatgtgcattatgtgtaaggttttaaagccttaatgattcatgtgttaatgtgtttaagatgattAAATGTGATTAAAGTGTTAGTAAGTATTCCCGTTAAGTCGTTTAAGCTTTAGATGTGAAGATGTAAAGTTGAGGGGCTTAAGTGTAAGCTTTAGAAAGATTGGTCCAGCTGATTGGGGTTCCTTTAGCcctaatcataaacaaaaatatcagTTGTTGGCCTCTCCAAACTATTCCCCCTCCTCTCCATTTGATTCTTTTGCAAAAGCCTTCAAAACGTGTGATTTCGGGTGTGTTTGATCAAGTCTTTTGCATCCTTCTTGTAATCTACATGTAGTAAAGGTATAACAAAATTGTTTTATGttatttcaatcatataatcagatccataactgatttagGTCATTAGATGATCAATTGATGTCTTAAACGTTGATTCGTTGACCTGAAACgtttaattatgtgatgcaaatcaagtaaggattaatcaataatttcattgcatcattagggtcttaaaatggtgaattttgaggtacaaaattcgttcataaggttatgggtcgtttggggtgtgtttggttaagttttgaaggttaaacaatgaggtttgtgcaAATTCGGGGCTAGCCGTggcgcagctactaagctgctgcgcaactagaaaacagtgacatatagctgcgacgcaacttggtagttgcgacgcaatagcgacagaattttcaaaaggccataacttttgaaccgtaactccgtttttgacaaataagctatccacggaattgtgagagagtctactttctaatggtaatacttttaaaagatgatggtGATGtaaagtttccagaaaggttaatttagtgggtgaatgtcgagttccgtcgagttatgtaagccttaagtattaaacgaacctccgatgcatcaagcattgtcatgagtcatgtttataggtatttagacttgagtcatgaccataagtgagtgggtacttattagctcattatgtcgtttaatgattataggtagtcgggaatacttgcaaagctcggtaacttacgttatcatttgttgtgtgcttctacgaggtaagatacactactttgacacgctgagggttcaacataaacatagttttcatataataacatcccaaatggtatcttgtttgcttatgggtattcggaattatacgggaggtggtatgggctatgtaaatgcatataaaagcctgaaatgctaccccaatgatacgtattcctatgagatgttatgtatgcttaatagatgatatgatatgaaatgatgtacgatctaagatgataaatgttatgcaatgttgtaatgatatacgatatgcaatgatatatgacgatgtacgtgatgtaacaatgtatgcgatgtgatgatatgaaatgaaatgctatgaaatgtgatgtatgatgatgatatgtgaaatgtgcatgattaaatggcttgttcatctagttcactagacttattaagttgtcatgacacgtgcacgtttaagggcccaaacgtaaatatgtatatatatgtgatgattgtttaggttgtgtaaacacctaaactatatgtaatgtgaaatcgagctcgtaaatttaacgtgaaagtgttaagcttaacccgtactttccctagcccggttaagcgcgttgatgtggttgctcgggtggctctttgcaacgaggtacaacgtgaagtgtaatacgggaggtcttaccagccccattgtcattgaacatacggattactcctggattggcttgccattccttaacgacattgatgtactactgaatggtggttcatctagtcgggtgcgacttatgtcacacttaacgagatgcttatgttatatgagatgcgtgacttttgtcacaattataaagatgttcaaatgtgatatgtgatgatgcaaaagatgactaggcacatttaggatgacccatcctgatataaatgatgttgatgataagatatgtaagtgtgatgatatgtttgaggatatgtgccttaacgacttaatatgacttttatataatgttttaaatggacaaacgttttataacttatgtgttatcttacttagctaattcgtgagctaacacttgctcttttaaatgtgttgtgcccccaggtccaacaatagtgagcaggtagatgtgagaagatgtgaggcataggtagatgatcttgaagctagctatagtttatccatagtggctgctcgctttagacatttgctttatgtttaaatattaatgacttgtattgataatgtactcagttgtttaatgttgggcaaccgatggatttccatttagacttattttgatgatatggttagtaacaccatttaatgaataaaccaaacagattttttACTgatttggacttttaaagttaattccgcttcttttaacgccgttaggcaaaagtttttggaaatccttttttttaaatgttgggtgttacacTTTAAAAGATCAACTTTATCAATAAAGTtgatcaaatttttttaaaaagtaaaaaatttagTTGATTTAATGAGAAAGAGAAAAATGTATTTTGATTCTATATGAACCAATAATGCTCGGAAGCATCCGAAGTctataactttaaataatttttaaaaatattttaaagattttaagaGGAAGGTTTTGAAAATGATCATAATATTATCCTTATTagactttatatattttgaaaaatactaAATGTTGTCTTCAGAGttatatttaacgtgcataaaaaattttatattttatatcaaaaatatatcgcctaaattttatggtaaatgtataattaatttataacaaaACCATATATTTTAGTCAAAAACTCATCCTCTTGAGCAAT harbors:
- the LOC122604772 gene encoding protein ALP1-like, whose amino-acid sequence is MIECVASYDLWIWHSFFGPAGSNNDVNVLQQSPLFQNERNGSAPDSSFSVNGHEYKRGYYLTDGIYPRWAAFVKAYPHPVEQDEKKFKRLQEAARKDVERAFGVLKRKWKILDRPLRLWTKEKIKKVVVACTILHNMIIKDNGRAISPVHIMDPPVPRVYNPEANREIMDENVHHRL
- the LOC122604773 gene encoding uncharacterized protein LOC122604773, producing the protein MDSSSSSSSFCVPPELDESSTGSTFEFFNQVYAELEDTGTSTDTRRYIDRDREEAHAILMRDYFVEDSKFDEPFFRHRFRMSKRLFLKIVGDIEANFSYFQEGYDARDAYDEYLCMAARTSRESMEYFCDAVVNLYQKEFLRRPTSHDLALITQAHEERHHIPGMLGSLDCTHIE